The following nucleotide sequence is from uncultured Ilyobacter sp..
CTTGACCTCAATGATATTTACGGAAAAAAATGCGGAGAACTACTGCAGTGTGCCAACGCTGTAGAGGAAAACAAGGGGTGCGGAAAAACCACCAAATGCCACAAATGTCATCTCAGAAACTCTGTATATGACTCTATCTTCAAAGACTCCAGTACAAGAAAAAAAATCCTTTCCAGGGAGGACTATGTTTGCGGGAAAAAAGAGGAGAAGTTCTTTTTATACTCCTCTAAGAAGATATCTTACGATAACAAAGATATGTCTCTTGTGCTGATTGATGATATTACTAAAATTGAGAAAAGCAGAAAAAAACTTCATGAACTTTCTATAACCGACGAACTCACAGGAATTTATAACAGAAGGTTTATTTTTGAAAGCATAAAAAAAGAGATCAACAGATCAGAAAGAACCGGTGGAATTTACTCACTTATGCTTATTGATATAGACTTTTTCAAAAAAATAAATGACTTATGCGGCCATGTTGAAGGAGATGTAGTATTAAAAACAATAGCTACTGAAATAAAAAATAACATCAGAAATATGGACATATTTGGAAGATTTGGCGGGGAGGAGTTTATCCTACTTCTTCCTGAAACTGATTTAGAATTAGCTCTTCTTTGTGCGGAAAGGCTTAGAAAATCTGTAGAAAATATCAGTTTCTCAAAAGTGGGTCATCCTGTTACGGTAAGTATAGGGGTCGGTCAGTATCTCCTAGGAGAAGCTTTAGATGATATATTAGACAGGGTAGACAAGGCTCTCTACAGGGCCAAGAACAACGGT
It contains:
- a CDS encoding GGDEF domain-containing protein; translation: MKIEKLKKQKEFLETLMDNLETKMFVFNKDMEVQELNKSSEKMINLDLNDIYGKKCGELLQCANAVEENKGCGKTTKCHKCHLRNSVYDSIFKDSSTRKKILSREDYVCGKKEEKFFLYSSKKISYDNKDMSLVLIDDITKIEKSRKKLHELSITDELTGIYNRRFIFESIKKEINRSERTGGIYSLMLIDIDFFKKINDLCGHVEGDVVLKTIATEIKNNIRNMDIFGRFGGEEFILLLPETDLELALLCAERLRKSVENISFSKVGHPVTVSIGVGQYLLGEALDDILDRVDKALYRAKNNGRNRVEVAENAKTLQDS